The genome window AACGCACGCCGTGAACTTCTTCGCCGATTTCCGCACGGTCGGTATCTAACGCAAATTCTTTGGCTTGTTCGGCAAGTTGATCAATCGAAATGCCTTTGAGTTCAATGTGTGCTAACGGATGGTTAATCGTTGGGTTCGGCTCAATTTCGCTGACCGCTTTAATTAATTCGTTACGATAAATAATCGCTTGTTGCGCATAGCCAACGATACGGTTTGAATCGAAGTTTACGTTGGTTAGGGTGGCAAAGAACGCACGAGGGGCGAAGTTGTCCGCATCGTGGTTGATAATGCCGTGTTCACGCGCTTTTAACGCCCACGCAGACAGGCTGTGTAAGCAGGCGATTAATAAGTCTTGTAAATCTGAGGTTTCCGCCGTTTTACCACACATACCTTGACCGAAACTACAACCGTTTCCCACCGGGGTTACCATAGTTTGTTCACATTGAACGCAGTACATAAAATTACTCCAATTTAAATAATAAAATAAGTAACCTACTAAAATAGTAGGAATTGATGTTCGCAATCATAGCGATAACAAAAATGGAGAAAAAGCAGAAAATTTTGGAAAATGCAGGGAATTTGATCTAGTCGTAGTTATCTACTTAAAATAGGGTATAGGTTATTTTTATTGAAAATTATTCCTAATTTTATTGGTAAAGTTTTATGGTTTTTTGACCGCTTGTAACCGATTTTTCGCTTATAATCGTTAGCGTTAATCCAATTTTAGAAAATATTATGCGTCCTATTTATCATATTCTTGGCTCTGATATACCGCACCATAATCAAACGGTACTAAATTTCTTTCATGATCAGTTACTACCTCAATTATCCGAGCAACAACACTACTTTTATGTTGTGGGACAAGAGGAGTTAGGTTCGCAATACCCACAACTGAATTTACGATTTTTCTCTTCTCGTCAATCAATCGCCAAAGAAACTATAAAAACTGCCAAGCAAGCTCCAACAGCCAAGTTTGTATTACACGGTCAGTATAATATTTGGCTATGGCTTGCGATTTTGTGTGGAAATTTACCCGCTTATCGTTGTGTTTGGCATATTTGGGGAGCAGACCTCTATGAGGAGGCAAGCGGTTGGAAATTTAAATTTTTTTACCGTATTCGCCGTTTAGCACAGCAAAAGTTACCGGTTTTATGGGCAACGCACGGTGATCTTGCGTTTGCTAAACAGCACTTAAAACGAGAGAGTGCTCAAGATCAAGTTGTTTATTTCCCGACAAAAATGGATCGGCAACCTCTGATTCAAACAACGGATCAAACAAAATCCTTTACGGTTTTGCTCGGTAATTCGGGAGATCCATCCAATCGCCATTTGGCGGCATTAGTACAGTTAAGAAAAACGATGAGTGATAATATTCGTATTCTAATTCCTATGGGCTATCCTAAGAATAATCATCACTATATTGAACAAGTACAGCGGAAAGCGAAGGAATTATTTCCTCATAGTATTGTTGAGGTGATGACAGAGAAATTGAGTTTTGCACAGTATCAACAGCGATTAACGGAATGTGATCTCGGCTATTTTTATTTCCAACGCCAACAAGCGATCGGTACAATCTGTTTATTGCTTCAACAAAATATTCCACTCGTGCTAACAAAAGAGAATCCGTTTTGTATCGATATGCAAAATGAACAAATTCCGTTTTTGTATAGTGATGAATTAACAATGTCTAAAGTTCGACAAGTCAGGCAACAACTTCAAGATTATGATAAAAGTCACATTCGTTTTTTTGCACCTCATTATAATGAGCAATGGCTGACTTTATTAACGGAACTCAGTAATGATTGAATATACTTTATTAACCGGCTTTTATTTGATTTCGGTATGGCTAATATCAACGCACATTTATATTGCCTACCGACAACAGGCTTTTTCTTTTCATTTCCTATTTAGCCTAATTTATCTTGTTATCTTTTATTTAGGCTTCCCGTTATCAATGCTCATGACGTTCAGTTTTGAGAGCCAGATCGCTGATCCGAAGATATTATTTCTTACGCTTTTTACCGCCTTTGCTGGTTATCTTATCTATTGGTTTAGCTACCGCTTTTTTGCAAGAACAATCGGTACCCAAAAACAACAAGCGGTGGAAAATGTCACGAACTTTGCAAAATTAGAAGCAAAAGTAACCGCTTATTTATTATGTATCGTGGCGTTGGGGAGTATCGCTTGGTTCGTGTCGGTTAACGGCTTATTACTTTTTGAATTAGAAAAATACAGCCAAATTTTCTCAGCAAGGCTTCAGCATTTATGGCTGAAACGTTTCTTTTATTTTTTTCTGCCGGCGTTATTAATTCTCTTTTTCCTATACCAAAATAAAAGAATATGGGGAATCTTTCTGATATTGGGGATAATGATTGGTAGCTTGAACTATATTGCGGTTGGTGGCACTCGGGCGAATTTGGCGATGGCGGTATTATTATTTTTTCTGTTAGGGCTTTATAAAAATTATATCTCGTTCAAAACATTACTGATTGCTGGTATCGGTATGATCGGTACAATGTTTTTATTAGCATTAGCTCGTTATGGATTAAAAGTAAGTGGTTCGGAAGCATTGTTTACCTTTTTGTATCTGACGAGAGATACGTTTTCACCATGGGAAGATCTCACTAAGATATTGAGTTATCCGATTGAATACCAAGAACTCATGCCGATTATTCGAGATTTTTACGTCTATATCCCAGATGAACTATGGCAAGCAAAACCTACTTATATCGTGAATACGGCAAATTATTTCACTAAAGAGATTTTAGCAAATTTCTCAGGGTTAGCGATGTCCCCGACTTTATTGGGATCTTTCTATATTATGGGCGGATTTCCGATGATAATCGTGGGTATGATATTTGTTGGTTGGATAGTTCAGTGTTTTGATCGTTTATTTACTTACGGAAAATATCATCAAATGACAAGTATCTCTGCCATCATTCAAACCTATTGTATAGCGAACATATTTAACTTAATCGTTTTAGCGAGAGAAGGTATGGATGCCTTTATTTCCCGTTGGCTATTTTTTAGTATCGTTTTTTTAGCGTGTTGGAGTTTCGCAAAACTTATCACAATTAGCTTAGAACCTATATTGCTGACAAACAAGGCAAATAATCATGATAGAAACAGTTGAAATTCGCGGACTTAAAATTCTCACCGCAAGAAATAAAGCCGAACTTGTCGATTTTCTGATGAATGAACAGCAGATAAAAACCGGTAAATTAATTGCAATGAATGCTGAAAAGCTTGTGATGAGTGAAAAAAGGCCTGAAATTCGTCAACTACTCAAACAAGCAGAGTATAAATATGCAGATGGCATCAGTATGGTTCGCTCGGTAAAACGAAAATATCCGCATATTAAACAAATGGAACGGATTGCCGGTGTGGATTTATGGGAAGCATTAATGCAAAAAGCCGGAGAATTAGGTATACCGGTATTTTTGATCGGCAGTACAGCGGACACACTTGCAAAAGTTCAGCAAAAATTGACCGCTTGGAATGTCAATATTGTTGGATTACAAGACGGATATTTTGATAATAAAGAACAACAATTCATTATCGAGCGTATAAAACAAAGCGGAGCAAAATTGGTAACGGTTGCAATGGGGTCACCGAAACAGGAACAGTTTATCGTACATATTGAACGGGAGTATCCCGATTGCTTATATATGGGCGTAGGCGGAACTTATGATGTTTTTACCGGCAAAGTCAAACGGGCTCCGAAAATTTGGCAAGATCTCGGTTTAGAATGGCTATATCGTTTATTAAGCCAACCAACACGTTGGCGACGACAACTTAACTTGTTACGTTTTATGTATTACTACTGCACAAAACAGCTTTAAAAATCATCAACTATGATAATTATTATTCATTTTGAATAAATTAAAAACAAACAAATGATTTTTTTAAACTTTTTTGAAAAAAGTGCTAGACAACAAAAAGGGAAATCTATAATATACGCCTCCGTTGCGACGCACTAAACAAAACGATGAAAATCGTAAGCGTTCGTAGCTCAGTTGGATAGAGCGTTGGCCTCCGGAGCCAAAGGTCGCAAGTTCGAATCTTGTCGAGCGCACCAGTGGTCAAAAGCAATATTCAATCGGCAATGGTGGCTATAGCTCAGTTGGTAGAGCCCCGGATTGTGATTCCGGTTGTCGTGAGTTCGAGTCTCATTAGCCACCCCATTTAAAATATACTCTTGTGAGTAACTGACGGCGAGTAGCGCGACTTGGTAGCGCAACTGGTTTGGGACCAGTGGGTCGTAGGTTCAAATCCTATCTCGCCGACCAATTTATTTTTTGTTCTTTAACAATATATCAGACAATCTGTGTGGGCACTTGTTGATTGACTTGATTTTAAAAATATTATTTAAAACTTGAAGTCTTAATAGGTGCTTAAACTAGAAATTCATATTTATCTTTTACTTAACTTGGTTAGGTAAGAGAAGTGAACTTAGCTAAGCAGTTTATTGAGCGATTAAACTTTTTGAATTGAAGAGTTTGATCATGGCTCAGATTGAACGCTGGCGGCAGGCTTAACACATGCAAGTCGAACGGTAACAGGGATTAGCTTGCTAATTTGCTGACGAGTGGCGGACGGGTGAGTAATGCTTGGGAATCTGGCTCATGGAGGGGGATAACTACGGGAAACTGTAGCTAATACCGCGTAATATCTTCGGATTAAAGTGTGGGACCGCAAGGCCACATGCCATGAGATGAGCCCAAGTGGGATTAGGTAGTTGGTGGGGTAAAGGCCTACCAAGCCGACGATCTCTAGCTGGTCTGAGAGGATGACCAGCCACACTGGAACTGAGACACGGTCCAGACTCCTACGGGAGGCGACAGTGGGGAATATTGCACAATGGGGGGAACCCTGATGCGGCCATGCCGCGTGAATGAAGAAGGCCTTCGGGTTGTAAAGTTCTTTCGGTAGCGAGGAAGGTATCAAATTTAATAGATTTGGTAATTGACGTTAACTACAGAAGAAGCACCGGCTAACTCCGTGCCAGCGTACCGCGGTAATACGGAGGGTGCGAGCGTTAATCGGAATAACTGGGCGTAAAGGGCACGCAGGCGGTTGATTAAGTGAGATGTGAAAGCCCCGGGCTTAACCTGGGAATTGCATTTCATACTGGTCAACTAGAGTACTTTAGGGAGGGGTAGAATTCCACGTGTAGCGGTGAAATGCGTAGAGATGTGGAGGAATACCGAAGGCGAAGGCGACCCCTTGGGAATGTACTGACGCTCATGTGCGAAAGCGTGGGGAGCAAACAGGATTAGATACCCTGGTAGTCCACGCTGTAAACGCTGTCGATTTGGGGATTGGACTTTAAGTTTGGTGCCCGAAGCTAACGTGATAAATCGACCGCCTGGGGAGTACGGCCGCAAGGTTAAAACTCAAATGAATTGACGGGGGCCCGCACAAGCGGTGGAGCATGTGGTTTAATTCGATGCAACGCGAAGAACCTTACCTACTCTTGACATCCAAAGAAGAACTCAGAGATGAGTTTGTGCCTTCGGGAACTTTGAGACAGGTGCTTTGCATGGCTGTCGTCAGCTCGTGTTGTGAAATGTTGGGTTAAGTCCCGCAACGAGCGCAACCCTTATCCTTTGTTGCCAGCGGTTCGGCCGGGAACTCAAAGGAGACTGCCAGTGATAAACTGGAGGAAGGTGGGGATGACGTCAAGTCATCATGGCCCTTACGAGTAGGGCTACACACGTGCTACAATGGCGTATACAGAGGGAAGCAATATGGCGACATGGAGCGAATCTCACAAAGTACGTCTAAGTCCGGATTGGAGTCTGCAACTCGACTCCATGAAGTCGGAATCGCTAGTAATCGCAAATCAGAATGTTGCGGTGAATACGTTCCCGGGCCTTGTACACACCGCCCGTCACACCATGGGAGTGGGTTGTACCAGAAGTAGATAGCTTAACCGCAAGGGGGGCGTTTACCACGGTATGATTCATGACTGGGGTGAAGTCGTAACAAGGTAACCGTAGGGGAACCTGCGGTTGGATCACCTCCTTACCAAGAATTGAGCGACTGCAAGTGTTCACACAGATTGTTTGATGAATGAGTGAGCGTTTATGTTAAGTGATTTAAAAAGTTATTGAAAAATAACGGTATTTAACGTAGAATAATGTGCTCAAATGGCAAAGTGGAGAGCATCTTTAAATGTTGTCCCCATCGTCTAGAGGCCTAGGACATCGCCCTTTCACGGCGGTAACCGGGGTTCGAATCCCCGTGGGGACGCCATTTAAAGATGACTTTTGTTGTCTAAATTGTTCTTTAAAAAATTGGAAACAAGCTGAAAAACTGAGAGATTTTTCAAGTTCGTTAAAGCGAAAGTGATAATGAATACATTGAAAGTCTGAGTAGTTAAAAAATCTTGACTGAACAAAAGCAGTCAAGTGTTTAGTTTAAAAACTAACGTCAAATGTGAAGTTTGAAAGAATAAGAACATTTGAGGTTGTATAGTTAAGTGACTAAGCGTACACGGTGGATGCCTTGGCAATCAGAGGCGAAGAAGGACGTGCTAATCTGCGAAAAGCTTGGATGAGTTGATAAGAAGCGTTTAATCCAAGATATCCGAATGGGGAAACCCACTAGATGAAGAATCTAGTATCACTATCTGAATACATAGGATAGTGAGGCAAACCGGGAGAACTGAAACATCTAAGTACCCCGAGGAAAAGAAATCAACCGAGATTCTGTAAGTAGCGGCGAGCGAAAGCGGAGGAGCCTTCAAACGATAGCATTCGATTTAGGAGAATGAGCTGGGAAGCTCAACGACACAGGGTGATAGTCCCGTATTCGAAAAATTGATAGTGGTACTAAGTTTGAGACAAGTAGGGCGGGACACGAGAAATCCTGTTTGAAGAAGGGGGGACCATCCTCCAAGGCTAAATACTCCTGATTGACCGATAGTGAACCAGTACTGTGAAGGAAAGGCGAAAAGAACCCCAGTGAGGGGAGTGAAATAGAACCTGAAACCGTGTACGTACAAGCAGTGGGAGCCTCTTTGTGGGGTGACTGCGTACCTTTTGTATAATGGGTCAGCGACTTATATTTTGTAGCGAGGTTAACTGAATAAGGGAGCCGAAGGGAAACCGAGTCTTAACTGGGCGATTGAGTTGCAAGGTATAGACCCGAAACCCGGTGATCTAGCCATGGGCAGGTTGAAGATTGGGTAACACTAATTGGAGGACCGAACCGACTAATGTTGAAAAATTAGCGGATGACTTGTGGCTGGGGGTGAAAGGCCAATCAAACCGGGAGATAGCTGGTTCTCCCCGAAATCTATTTAGGTAGAGCCTTGAGCGGACACCTTCGGGGGTAGAGCACTGTTTCGGCTAGGGGGTCCATCCCGGATTACCAACCCGATGCAAACTGCGAATACCGAAGAGTGATACTCAGGAGACACACGGTGGGTGCTAACGTCCATCGTGGAGAGGGAAACAACCCAGACCGCCAGCTAAGGTCCCAAAGTACTAGTTAAGTGGGAAACGAAGTGGGAAGGCTTAGACAGCTAGGATGTTGGCTTAGAAGCGACCACCATTTAAAGAAAGCGTAATAGCTCACTAGTCGAGTCGGCCTGCGCGGAAGATGTAACGGGGCTAAAACTAGTCACCGAAGTCTGCGGCATCAATGGAAACATTGTTGGGTAGGGGAGCGTTCTGTAAGCGGATGAAGCTGAATTGAGAAGTTTGGTGGACGTATCAGAAGTGCGAATGCTGACATAAGTAACGACAAAACGAGTGAAAAACTCGTTCGCCGGAAGACCAAGGGTTCCTGTCCAACGTTAATCGGGGCAGGGTGAGTCGGCCCCTAAGGCGAGGCTGAAAAGCGTAGTCGATGGGAAACGGGTTAATATTCCCGTACTTGGTATAACTGCGATGTGGGGACGGAGAAGGTTAGGTTATCAGACTGTTGGATGTCTGTTTAAGCCGGTAGGTGGGAATTTTAGGCAAATCCGGAATTCCGTTAACACCGAGAAGTGATGACGAGTCTCTACGGAGATGAAGTAACCGATACCACGCTTCCAGGAAAAGCCACTAAGCTTCAGGTTATACTAAACCGTACTATAAACCGACACAGGTGGTCAGGTAGAGAATACTCAGGCGCTTGAGAGAACTCGGGTGAAGGAACTAGGCAAAATAGCACCGTAACTTCGGGAGAAGGTGCGCCGGCGTAGATTGTAAGCGTTTACCGCTGAAGGTTGAACCGGTCGAAGATACCAGCTGGTCGCAACTGTTTATTAAAAACACAGCACTCTGCAAACACGAAAGTGGACGTATAGGGTGTGATGCCTGCCCGGTGCTGGAAGGTTAATTGATGGTGTTATCGAAAGAGAAGCTCCTGATCGAAGCCCCAGTAAACGGCGGCCGTAACTATAACGGTCCTAAGGTAGCGAAATTCCTTGTCGGGTAAGTTCCGACCTGCACGAATGGCATAATGATGGCCAGGCTGTCTCCACCCGAGACTCAGTGAAATTGAAATCGCCGTGAAGATGCGGTGTACCCGCGCTAGACGGAAAGACCCCGTGAACCTTTACTATAGCTTGACACTGAACATTGAATTTTGATGTGTAGGATAGGTGGGAGCCTTTGAAGCAGTCACGCCAGTGATTGTGGAGGCGTCCTTGAAATACCACCCTTTAACGTTTGATGTTCTAACGAAGATTGCGGAACGCGGTCTCGGACAGTGTCTGGTGGGTAGTTTGACTGGGGCGGTCTCCTCCCAAAGAGTAACGGAGGAGCACGAAGGTTTGCTAATCACGGTCGGACATCGTGAGGTTAGTGCAATGGTATAAGCAAGCTTAACTGCGAGACAGACAAGTCGAGCAGGTGCGAAAGCAGGTCATAGTGATCCGGTGGTTCTGAATGGAAGGGCCATCGCTCAACGGATAAAAGGTACTCCGGGGATAACAGGCTGATACCGCCCAAGAGTTCATATCGACGGCGGTGTTTGGCACCTCGATGTCGGCTCATCACATCCTGGGGCTGAAGTAGGTCCCAAGGGTATGGCTGTTCGCCATTTAAAGTGGTACGCGAGCTGGGTTTAGAACGTCGTGAGACAGTTCGGTCCCTATCTGCCGTGGGCGTTGGAGAATTGAGAGGGGTCGCTCCTAGTACGAGAGGACCGGAGTGGACGCATCACTGGTGTTCCAGTTGTCTCGCCAGAGGCACTGCTGGGTAGCTACATGCGGAAGAGATAAGTGCTGAAAGCATCTAAGCACGAAACTTGCCTTAAGATGAGTTCTCCCCGACTATAAGTCGGTAAGGGTTGTTGGAGACTACGACGTAGATAGGTGTGGTGTGTAAGCGTAGTGATACGTTGAGCTAACACATACTAATTGCCCGAGAGGCTTAACTATACAACGCTCAAGTGTTTTTGGGCACTACACTCAGTAACAGCTTGTTTCGAATTTAAACCGAATTTCCCGACGACAATAGTGCGGTTGTCCCACCTGACTCCATTCCGAACTCAGAAGTGAAAAGCCGTTACGTCGATGGTAGTGTGGGGCTTCCCCATGTGAGAGTAGAGCATCGTCGGGTTTTTATTACCTTAGCTTATTTTAACTAAGTGAGTTAAGTTAATAAGTACAGAATTTGATTAACAGCCATAGTGCCGTGGCTCTACCTGAATCCATTCCGAACTCAGAAGTAAAACGCGGTAACGCCGATGGTAGTGTGGGGTTTCCCCATGTGAGAGTAGGGCACTGTTAATCTACTAAATTTGCGGAGCGGTAGTTCAGCTGGTTAGAATACCTGCCTGTCACGCAGGGGGTCGCGGGTTCGAGTCCCGTCCGTTCCGCCACTTATCTAAAAGCGAGTTGGTTACTCGCTTTATCTATATATAATACCAATAGGGGCGTAGTTCAATTGGTAGAGCACCGGTCTCCAAAACCGGGTGTTGGGAGTTCGAGCCTCTCCGCCCCTGCCATATTTAAGAAGCCGATTAGTTTACACTAATCGGCTTTTTGTATATTTAGGTTTTCTTTAAATTTAAACCAATGCTTTCTGTTAAAATAAGAAAATATTTTTATATGCTAGTCGTCCTATGAAAAAGTTAGATCCCATTATTGAACAGTTTTTAGATAGTTTATGGCAAGAACATGGATTATCTGAAAATACATCGGTTTCATATCGTTTAGATTTAGAACGTTTCTCTGAATGGTTGCCTACGCCTGAAGCATTTTTGACTCTAGATCATTTTGATTTACAAGCATTTCTTGGAGAAAGATTAGAACAAGGTTATAAAGCAACAAGTTCAGCGCGTATGTTAAGTTGTTTGCGTAAATTTTTCCGCTTTTTATATACAGAGAATTATCGTCAAGATGATCCTACAGTCACTTTAACTTCTCCTCGTAAGCCAGCACATTTACCTAAATCTTTAAGTGAAGAACAAGTAATGGACTTATTGGATTGTCCGAATACCTTAGACCCTATTGAATTACGCGATAAGGCTATGTTGGAATTGTTATATGCAACAGGCTTGCGAGTGACAGAACTTGTTTCTCTCAGTATAGATAACTTGAGCCTACGTCAAGGTGTTGTTCGTATTGTGGGGAAAGGGGATAAAGAGCGACTAGTACCAATAGGTGAAGAAGCGAGTTATTGGATTCAAGAGTTTTTTCAGCATGGGCGAGCAATATTACTGAATAACCTGCAATCGGATATCGTCTTTCCGAGTCGTAGAGGGCGACAAATGACACGCCAAACATTTTGGCATAGAATAAAGCATTACGCTGTATTAGCTGGAATTGATAGTAAAAAACTTTCGCCACACGTTTTACGTCATGCATTTGCTACGCATTTAGTGAATCACGGTGCGGATTTAAGAGTCGTACAGATGTTGTTAGGACATAGTGATCTCTCTACCACACAAATTTATACTCATGTTGCTAAAGCACGTTTAAAATCATTACATCAACAATTTCATCCTCGAGGATAATATGCAGAAATCATCATCTAAATTCAATTGGGCATTAGCCTTCTTTTGCTTACCTTCTGCCTTATGGCCGCTTGCATTGCTGATTTCACCAAAATTTTCCAGTTTAGCGTTAACTCCTACACAGATTAATTGGTTTTCGACCGCTTTTTGGATTTATCCATTCGTATTATTTGTGATAGCGTTAGTTTTATATAAATTACACCAA of Actinobacillus arthritidis contains these proteins:
- a CDS encoding TDP-N-acetylfucosamine:lipid II N-acetylfucosaminyltransferase; its protein translation is MRPIYHILGSDIPHHNQTVLNFFHDQLLPQLSEQQHYFYVVGQEELGSQYPQLNLRFFSSRQSIAKETIKTAKQAPTAKFVLHGQYNIWLWLAILCGNLPAYRCVWHIWGADLYEEASGWKFKFFYRIRRLAQQKLPVLWATHGDLAFAKQHLKRESAQDQVVYFPTKMDRQPLIQTTDQTKSFTVLLGNSGDPSNRHLAALVQLRKTMSDNIRILIPMGYPKNNHHYIEQVQRKAKELFPHSIVEVMTEKLSFAQYQQRLTECDLGYFYFQRQQAIGTICLLLQQNIPLVLTKENPFCIDMQNEQIPFLYSDELTMSKVRQVRQQLQDYDKSHIRFFAPHYNEQWLTLLTELSND
- the wzyE gene encoding ECA oligosaccharide polymerase translates to MIEYTLLTGFYLISVWLISTHIYIAYRQQAFSFHFLFSLIYLVIFYLGFPLSMLMTFSFESQIADPKILFLTLFTAFAGYLIYWFSYRFFARTIGTQKQQAVENVTNFAKLEAKVTAYLLCIVALGSIAWFVSVNGLLLFELEKYSQIFSARLQHLWLKRFFYFFLPALLILFFLYQNKRIWGIFLILGIMIGSLNYIAVGGTRANLAMAVLLFFLLGLYKNYISFKTLLIAGIGMIGTMFLLALARYGLKVSGSEALFTFLYLTRDTFSPWEDLTKILSYPIEYQELMPIIRDFYVYIPDELWQAKPTYIVNTANYFTKEILANFSGLAMSPTLLGSFYIMGGFPMIIVGMIFVGWIVQCFDRLFTYGKYHQMTSISAIIQTYCIANIFNLIVLAREGMDAFISRWLFFSIVFLACWSFAKLITISLEPILLTNKANNHDRNS
- the wecG gene encoding lipopolysaccharide N-acetylmannosaminouronosyltransferase; its protein translation is MIETVEIRGLKILTARNKAELVDFLMNEQQIKTGKLIAMNAEKLVMSEKRPEIRQLLKQAEYKYADGISMVRSVKRKYPHIKQMERIAGVDLWEALMQKAGELGIPVFLIGSTADTLAKVQQKLTAWNVNIVGLQDGYFDNKEQQFIIERIKQSGAKLVTVAMGSPKQEQFIVHIEREYPDCLYMGVGGTYDVFTGKVKRAPKIWQDLGLEWLYRLLSQPTRWRRQLNLLRFMYYYCTKQL
- the xerD gene encoding site-specific tyrosine recombinase XerD — encoded protein: MKKLDPIIEQFLDSLWQEHGLSENTSVSYRLDLERFSEWLPTPEAFLTLDHFDLQAFLGERLEQGYKATSSARMLSCLRKFFRFLYTENYRQDDPTVTLTSPRKPAHLPKSLSEEQVMDLLDCPNTLDPIELRDKAMLELLYATGLRVTELVSLSIDNLSLRQGVVRIVGKGDKERLVPIGEEASYWIQEFFQHGRAILLNNLQSDIVFPSRRGRQMTRQTFWHRIKHYAVLAGIDSKKLSPHVLRHAFATHLVNHGADLRVVQMLLGHSDLSTTQIYTHVAKARLKSLHQQFHPRG
- a CDS encoding DUF5389 family protein; this translates as MQKSSSKFNWALAFFCLPSALWPLALLISPKFSSLALTPTQINWFSTAFWIYPFVLFVIALVLYKLHQSKKALARGLLLLSLIIFYALLGYIIQTL